Proteins encoded together in one Chitinophaga sp. LS1 window:
- a CDS encoding TMEM175 family protein has translation MNKSRLEAFSDGVLAIIITIMVLEIKIPHGTNLAAIIPLLPIALSYLFSFIYVGIYWNNHHHLFHIVKEVNGAILWGNLHLLFWISLLPFATGWIDENHFASLPVAFYGFILLMCGASWKLLTIIIIKHEGPDSRLKDAYKSDYKTYLSIALYISGITVAWFYPIISIFFYVLIAVIWFIPDRRIENKLKEH, from the coding sequence ATGAATAAAAGCAGGCTTGAAGCATTCAGTGACGGTGTCCTCGCCATCATCATCACCATCATGGTACTGGAAATCAAGATCCCCCACGGCACCAACCTCGCCGCCATTATTCCCCTCCTCCCCATCGCGCTCTCTTACTTATTCAGTTTTATTTATGTAGGCATCTATTGGAATAACCACCACCATCTCTTCCACATTGTTAAAGAAGTAAATGGTGCTATCCTTTGGGGTAATCTACATCTGCTCTTCTGGATCTCCCTGCTACCTTTTGCTACCGGATGGATAGATGAGAACCATTTTGCCTCGCTACCTGTAGCATTCTATGGATTTATTCTCTTGATGTGTGGCGCCTCGTGGAAGTTGCTGACAATTATTATTATCAAACATGAAGGACCTGATTCCCGGCTCAAAGATGCCTATAAAAGCGATTACAAAACCTATCTCTCTATTGCGCTGTATATTTCTGGTATCACTGTAGCCTGGTTCTACCCCATTATCAGTATCTTCTTTTATGTGCTCATAGCCGTTATCTGGTTCATCCCTGACAGGAGAATAGAAAATAAATTAAAAGAGCATTAA
- a CDS encoding DUF5616 domain-containing protein produces MWVFDSPVSNSGKLKTYCYELAAQHEFHWEIILHQHPDQCLIDNKVWACSADAFVLNECTAWFNLGAYMIQQDYLAGKHIVSAR; encoded by the coding sequence GTGTGGGTTTTTGACTCACCCGTATCCAATAGTGGAAAATTAAAAACGTATTGTTATGAGCTGGCGGCACAACATGAATTTCACTGGGAGATTATACTGCATCAACATCCCGATCAATGCCTGATTGACAACAAGGTGTGGGCATGTAGTGCCGATGCATTTGTATTGAATGAATGTACGGCATGGTTTAATCTGGGTGCGTATATGATACAACAGGATTATTTGGCTGGTAAGCATATTGTATCTGCCCGGTAA
- a CDS encoding outer membrane beta-barrel family protein, whose amino-acid sequence MFCRRLRIVIVILFFFHVSLSYAQITLKGRILDSSSNAKIELVTVKLKSAKSATAIISSDSMGNYSFYQLVAGNYMLTCSFLNYTEKTIALSLSRDTVIDITLTQVLKQLKTVNINGRKPIVERRIDRLVFNVSDNMNAIGSDVLELLSKTPQVKVEGNLISIIGKDGVTVMINDRPLQMSAEVLAAYLKSLSAESVESIEIMTNPPSIYSAEGSSGIINIILKKKKEIGYTGVMNGNFRKGRSEGGRIGLNMNYNRSKFRYFGNFSLSRGAQVSISTSATYYSALTEKDSNKIKELSQYVNTQIGFDTDLSPNDQLGASAGMFFSFPYQTSVARSVFYNNESFKTDSVSNQYNSSKVSYKSFLANIHYVRILDTIHHSKIVIDWDWNKTIFDRPNIIDNTMYDSTGEQMSDRYSRTISNNNESSDFYSLNGVVFFPGDGRELSLGSRLNFINNNNDVLLIISHPSFNTSDIFSFTENTQALFINYRKKISEHWTIQSGLRGENTQTKGHSYGTIDSINTNHYFKLFPTLYIQYTVNDKNVITVDYGRRISRPSFSALNPYLRYFTQYEAIEGNPLLKPSISNNFSLSETFNNNLILTVQYSYTNSKYDMINIVQEDTRYKVGKFYNYLSKRYFQVSASYSVDMIKWLQNQNEMNVYYEHSISHLALTAPITAGWGATFNSHNTAFLNGKRTISGGFDFTYQFKDVSGIDRSGSYYFFNVSARYLLLKSKLQLALDIYDLFKTKIVTYSEIVNGILTTNKINSDSRRVGINVRYNFGNNKLKRGQAHSEENNSGRIGG is encoded by the coding sequence ATGTTTTGCCGCAGATTACGTATAGTTATTGTAATTCTATTTTTCTTTCATGTTAGCTTATCATATGCACAAATTACACTTAAAGGAAGGATTTTAGATAGTTCAAGTAATGCAAAAATTGAATTGGTAACTGTGAAGCTAAAGTCTGCTAAAAGTGCTACAGCCATTATTTCAAGTGATAGTATGGGCAATTATTCATTTTATCAGCTAGTTGCTGGTAATTATATGCTTACATGTTCATTCCTCAATTATACAGAAAAAACCATTGCTTTATCATTATCCAGGGATACGGTGATCGATATTACATTGACACAGGTTTTAAAGCAATTGAAGACTGTGAATATTAATGGTAGGAAACCGATTGTAGAAAGAAGAATAGACAGACTTGTATTTAATGTAAGCGACAATATGAATGCTATAGGGTCGGACGTTCTTGAATTATTATCAAAGACTCCTCAAGTGAAAGTGGAGGGGAATCTCATTTCAATTATTGGTAAAGATGGCGTTACGGTAATGATCAATGATCGTCCTTTGCAGATGTCCGCAGAGGTGCTGGCTGCTTATCTAAAATCCTTATCGGCGGAATCCGTGGAGAGTATTGAAATAATGACAAATCCTCCATCTATTTATAGTGCAGAAGGTAGCAGTGGAATCATCAATATTATTTTAAAAAAGAAAAAGGAAATAGGATATACGGGTGTAATGAATGGAAATTTCCGGAAAGGTAGATCAGAAGGAGGGCGTATAGGGCTTAATATGAACTACAACCGGTCAAAATTTAGATACTTTGGGAATTTTAGTCTTTCCAGGGGAGCTCAGGTATCCATTAGTACCAGTGCAACTTATTATTCGGCTTTAACAGAGAAGGATAGCAATAAAATAAAAGAGTTGTCACAATATGTAAATACCCAGATTGGTTTTGATACTGATTTATCTCCTAATGATCAATTGGGAGCTTCTGCTGGAATGTTTTTTTCTTTCCCTTATCAAACGAGTGTTGCGAGATCTGTTTTTTATAATAATGAAAGTTTTAAAACGGATTCAGTTAGTAATCAATACAATAGTAGCAAGGTGAGTTATAAATCTTTTTTAGCCAATATTCATTATGTAAGAATACTGGATACCATTCATCATAGCAAAATAGTAATTGATTGGGATTGGAATAAGACTATTTTTGATAGGCCCAATATTATAGATAATACGATGTATGATTCTACTGGTGAACAAATGTCTGATCGATATTCCAGAACTATCTCCAATAATAATGAGTCGTCAGATTTTTATTCTCTTAATGGGGTAGTATTTTTTCCTGGAGATGGGCGAGAGCTTTCATTGGGAAGCAGGTTGAATTTTATCAATAATAACAATGATGTTTTATTAATCATTAGCCATCCATCATTCAATACTAGTGATATTTTTAGTTTTACTGAGAATACGCAGGCGTTATTTATCAATTACAGGAAGAAGATTAGTGAACATTGGACAATACAATCAGGTTTGAGGGGAGAGAATACGCAAACGAAGGGGCATTCTTATGGAACAATTGATAGCATAAATACCAATCATTATTTTAAGCTTTTCCCAACTTTATATATTCAGTATACGGTTAATGATAAGAATGTTATTACCGTTGATTATGGCAGGAGAATAAGCAGGCCTTCCTTTAGTGCATTGAATCCATATTTGCGATACTTTACCCAATATGAAGCGATAGAAGGTAATCCCTTACTAAAGCCTTCCATTTCCAATAATTTTTCTCTGTCTGAGACTTTTAATAATAACCTTATACTAACGGTACAATATAGTTATACAAATAGCAAGTATGACATGATAAACATTGTACAGGAAGATACAAGGTATAAAGTTGGCAAGTTTTATAATTATTTATCAAAACGATATTTTCAGGTAAGTGCTAGTTATTCTGTTGATATGATAAAATGGTTACAAAATCAGAATGAGATGAATGTTTATTATGAACATTCAATATCTCATCTGGCACTTACTGCACCAATAACAGCGGGATGGGGTGCTACATTCAATAGCCATAATACTGCTTTTTTAAATGGCAAAAGGACTATATCTGGCGGCTTTGATTTTACTTATCAGTTTAAGGATGTGAGTGGAATTGACAGGAGTGGCAGTTATTATTTTTTCAATGTCTCAGCGAGATATTTGTTGTTGAAGAGTAAGTTACAATTGGCACTTGATATATACGATCTGTTTAAAACAAAAATTGTTACATATAGTGAGATCGTGAACGGAATTTTGACCACCAATAAGATAAATAGTGATAGCCGGAGGGTCGGAATAAATGTGAGATACAATTTCGGCAATAATAAACTAAAGAGGGGCCAGGCACATTCGGAGGAAAATAATAGCGGTAGGATCGGGGGATAG
- a CDS encoding helix-turn-helix transcriptional regulator: MHEKLTIVEAITDEIVVGEEDFYVKLAYLPKHSFFDKSGTRQHNHMNALPCSTFSKIVPKPFGDKYLESPKTLNEKILNKRLEKRMLQREVANFIGVTEDCVTLWENNRSNPMVKYYPKIIEFLGYFPFQIDISSLAGKIKYYRYIKGVTQEDLAKNLGVNESTVFHYEKGTHKPKGRLRQVLSLLLSDIDDI, from the coding sequence TTGCATGAAAAACTTACTATCGTTGAAGCAATTACAGATGAAATAGTGGTAGGAGAGGAGGATTTTTATGTTAAATTGGCATACTTACCAAAGCATTCTTTTTTTGATAAAAGCGGAACAAGGCAACACAATCACATGAATGCGTTGCCTTGTTCCACATTTTCCAAAATTGTACCTAAGCCATTTGGAGACAAATATTTAGAGAGTCCTAAGACTTTAAATGAGAAAATTCTTAATAAGCGGTTGGAAAAGAGGATGTTACAAAGGGAAGTTGCCAATTTTATAGGAGTAACAGAAGATTGTGTAACACTGTGGGAGAATAATCGGTCAAATCCTATGGTAAAATACTATCCCAAAATCATAGAATTCTTAGGCTATTTTCCATTTCAAATTGATATTTCCAGTCTTGCTGGTAAGATTAAATATTATCGTTATATCAAAGGGGTTACCCAGGAAGATCTTGCTAAAAATTTGGGAGTTAATGAGTCAACAGTTTTCCATTATGAGAAAGGAACCCATAAACCTAAAGGAAGGCTGCGCCAGGTTTTGTCTTTATTGCTTTCGGACATAGATGACATATAA
- a CDS encoding alpha/beta hydrolase, with product MQHHTSFSFSWTLKQGLAVKKLNVIANSMGSRGLVDALEGLKINEFYEEFVFNQIILAAPDIDAQIFVEQIAPQLLNCSNRLTLYASSRDTLLASKVKRLSSVPRAGDSHESKFTPVSCLGVDTIDVSDLPTSSYCFSLGYSYYAELRDLINDIYNLIRFGHEPKDRNLIANTKGPSLFWKFRR from the coding sequence ATGCAACACCACACATCGTTCAGTTTTTCCTGGACATTAAAGCAAGGACTGGCGGTTAAAAAGTTAAATGTTATCGCTAACAGTATGGGCAGCCGGGGCTTGGTTGATGCTCTAGAAGGGTTGAAAATCAATGAGTTTTACGAAGAATTTGTTTTTAATCAGATAATTCTTGCTGCGCCTGATATTGATGCTCAGATATTTGTTGAGCAAATAGCACCCCAACTTCTTAACTGCTCCAATAGGTTAACTTTATATGCTTCATCAAGAGACACATTATTGGCTTCGAAAGTTAAGCGGCTTTCAAGCGTACCTCGCGCAGGCGATTCGCACGAGTCCAAGTTTACACCCGTTAGTTGCCTCGGGGTTGATACTATAGACGTATCAGATTTGCCAACTAGCAGTTATTGTTTCAGCTTAGGATATAGTTACTATGCGGAATTAAGAGACTTGATAAATGACATTTACAATTTGATCAGGTTCGGTCATGAGCCGAAGGATCGAAATCTGATTGCAAATACAAAGGGACCTTCTCTATTTTGGAAATTTAGAAGGTAA